The following are encoded together in the Daucus carota subsp. sativus chromosome 5, DH1 v3.0, whole genome shotgun sequence genome:
- the LOC108219709 gene encoding putative chloride channel-like protein CLC-g has product MSTADVNGNEDYVTQPLLLHRSPSNLTSQVAIVGSNLCPIESLDYEINENELFKEDWRSRGKVQFVQYVFMKWILCLLIGFIVSAIAFCNNLAVENLAGMKFVVTSNMMLAQKFASAFAVFAASNFGLTLFACLITAFIAPEAAGSGIPEVKAYLNGVDAPAIFSLKTLLVKIVGSIAAVSSSLHVGKAGPMVHTGACIAAITGQGGSKKYKLTWRWLRYFKNDRDRRDLVTCGSAAGMAAAFRAPVGGVLFALEEMASWWRSALVWRSFFTTAVVAIVLRALIDICLSGRCGLFGTGGLIMYDVTSANVTYHLSDVPPVLLLGVIGGILGSLYNYILEKVLRLYNLINEKGIAYKILLACSISILTSCLLFGLPWLASCQPCPADASEPCPTIGRSGNYKKFQCQPGHYNDLASLFFNTNDDAIKNLFSKDTDAEFQHTSIILFFITCFFLSIFSYGIVAPAGLFVPVIVTGASYGRFVGMLVGSHSNLNHGLFAVLGSASFLGGSMRMTVSLCVIILELTNNLLLLPLIMIVLLISKTVADAFDENIYDLIMKLKGFPYLETHAEPYMRQLTVGDVVTGPLQLFHGIEKVGNIVHVLKTTGHNGFPVIDEAPFSESPVLFGLILRAHLMTLLKKKAFLLTPVRTDISAFKHFSANDFAKKGLSKRDNIEEIKLTAEEMEMYIDLHPYTNASPYTVVESMSLAKALILFREVGLRHLMVIPKISGKWPVVGILTRHDFMPEHILGLHPMLSSSRWRRLRINFSQTDRRV; this is encoded by the exons ATGTCTACCGCCGACGTGAACGGAAACGAGGATTACGTCACCCAGCCACTCCTGCTCCACCGATCACCTTCCAACCTCACCTCTCAAGTTGCCATCGTCGGCTCCAATCTCTGTCCTATCGAAAGCCTCGACTAtga GATAAATGAGAATGAGTTGTTCAAGGAAGACTGGAGGAGTAGAGGCAAAGTACAGTTTGTTCAATATGTGTTCATGAAATGGATACTTTGTTTGTTGATCGGATTCATTGTTAGTGCTATTGCTTTCTGTAACAATCTTGCTGTCGAGAATCTCGCTGGCATGAAGTTCGTTGTCACTTCCAATATGATGTTAGCTCAAAA GTTTGCGTCGGCCTTTGCTGTGTTTGCTGCTTCCAATTTTGGTCTTACCTTGTTTGCTTGTTTAATTACTGCTTTTATTGCTCCCGAAGCTGCCGGTTCTGGCATTCCTGAAGTTAAGGCTTACTTGAATGGCGTTGATGCTCCAGCTATTTTCTCTCTCAAAACACTTCTTGTTAAG ATAGTCGGTAGCATTGCTGCTGTCTCGTCATCTCTTCACGTTGGAAAGGCAGGACCAATGGTGCATACTGGAGCATGCATTGCTGCAATCACAGGTCAGGGAGGGTCTAAGAAATATAAATTAACATGGAGATGGTTACGATATTTCAAGAACGACCGAGACAGGAGAGATCTTGTCACATGTGGCTCTGCTGCTGGGATGGCTGCTGCTTTTCGTGCCCCGGTTGGTGGTGTGCTGTTTGCTCTTGAAGAAATGGCATCTTG GTGGAGAAGTGCACTTGTATggagatctttcttcacaacaGCTGTTGTCGCCATTGTGCTCCGGGCATTAATTGATATCTGTTTGAGCGGCAGATGTGGACTATTTGGAACTGGGGGTCTTATAATGTATGATGTGACCTCCGCTAATGTAACTTATCATCTTTCTGATGTTCCTCCGGTTCTTCTTCTTGGAGTCATAGGAGGTATTTTGGGGAGTTTGTACAATTATATTTTGGAAAAGGTACTCCGGTTGTACAATCTGATTAATGA AAAAGGCATTGCTTATAAGATACTTCTTGCTTGCTCGATTTCCATTCTTACATCCTGTCTTCTGTTTGGATTACCGTGGCTTGCATCTTGCCAGCCTTGCCCTGCTGATGCATCAGAACCTTGCCCAACAATTGGTCGATCTGGTAATTACAAGAAGTTTCAGTGTCAACCTGGTCATTACAATGATCTTGCAAGCCTCTTTTTTAACACAAATGACGATGCAATCAAAAACTTATTTAGTAAAGACACCGACGCTGAATTCCAACACACATCaattatcttatttttcatCACCTGCTTCTTCCTCAGTATCTTTAGTTATGGAATCGTCGCTCCTGCTGGTCTCTTTGTTCCCGTAATTGTGACCGGCGCTTCTTATGGACGCTTTGTTGGAATGTTGGTTGGTTCACATTCAAATTTAAACCATGGTCTTTTTGCGGTCCTAGGTTCCGCTTCATTTCTTGGGGGATCGATGAGGATGACTGTTTCATTATGTGTCATTATCTTAGAATTAACCAATAATCTTCTGTTGTTACCGCTGATAATGATTGTCCTTCTGATTTCTAAGACAGTAGCTGATGCGTTCgatgaaaatatatatgatcttATTATGAAGTTAAAGGGCTTCCCATATCTAGAAACTCATGCTGAACCATACATGAGACAGTTGACAGTTGGAGATGTTGTCACAGGTCCACTACAGCTCTTTCATGGCATTGAGAAGGTTGGTAATATAGTACATGTTCTGAAGACTACAGGGCATAATGGTTTTCCTGTGATAGATGAAGCTCCATTTTCTGAATCCCCTGTATTATTTGGTCTGATCCTTCGTGCTCATCTTATgacattgttaaagaaaaaagcTTTCTTGCTTACTCCTGTGCGAACAGATATTAGTGCTTTCAAGCACTTCTCAGCAAATGATTTTGCCAAGAAAGGTCTTAGCAAGCGTGACAACATAGAAGAAATTAAGTTGACTGCAGAAGAGATGGAGATGTATATCGACTTGCATCCGTACACCAATGCTTCACCTTATACTGTTGTGGAGTCGATGTCATTAGCGAAGGCACTCATACTTTTTCGAGAAGTTGGTCTGAGACATCTGATGGTGATACCCAAGATATCCGGC AAATGGCCAGTGGTGGGCATATTGACAAGGCATGATTTCATGCCAGAACATATACTGGGTCTGCACCCGATGTTGTCAAGTAGCAGGTGGAGAAGATTAAGGATCAACTTCTCGCAAACGGACAGAAGGGTTTAG
- the LOC108223589 gene encoding translocase of chloroplast 90, chloroplastic isoform X2, producing the protein MMSVKDWIFSQLLSKSFASARPLSGGTFFEEESVHDESADRGSAQTANLMHVSSVAETSVFSGGNPEYHNHPSSQLNVVENSSSQPRSVNIDRELDTLSKIESLQIKFLRLLQRLGHMQDNLLVAKVLYRIHLAILLSAGESDLKRANIRRDTARAIAAEQETSGVPELDFSFRVLVLGKTGVGKSSTINSIFDETKVMTDAFHPATDRVQEIAGTFNGIKISFIDTPGLLPSSTGTVRKNRKILYNVKKFLRKHPADMVLYFERLDLINNGYSDYPLLKLITEVFGSAIWFNTIIVMTHSSSGLPEGANGYAVTYESYVAQCTNLVQHYIHQAVADTKLENPVVLVENHAQCRTDINGEKILPNGQAWRFQFFLLCMCTKILADVNTLLKFQDSIELGPPSNQRLPSLPHLLSAFLRHHIMSNTGDNNDIDKLSLSDIEDDECDEYEQLPPIRILTKSQFKKLTNDQKKDYLDELDYRETLFLKKQLKEEICTREKKYIKGEASAIDGSDNLEETPEPVALPDMAVPLSFDPDYPVHRYRCVITSDQWLARPVLDPHGWDHDIGFDGINLDTTAELRRNVFASVSGQMSKDKQDFNIQSQCAAAFIHPGGPTCGVGVDVQSSGAEMIYTVHGNTKLRTLKHNFTECGLSATSFGNKYFFGAKLEDGISVGKRLKFVINGGRMGGLGQAAYGGSIETTFRGKDYPVRNDKVSLAMTVTSLNNETIFGGNIQSDFRLGRGTNFSVNANINSRQMGQLCIKTSSSEHMEISLIAVVTIFRALMRKMAIGDSSNEKLKIG; encoded by the exons ATGATGAGCGTTAAAGATTGGATATTTTCTCAGTTATTATCCAAGTCTTTTGCATCAGCAAGACCACTGTCAGGCGGTACCTTTTTTGAGGAGGAATCCGTACATGACGAGTCGGCAGATAGAG GTTCTGCACAGACGGCCAATTTGATGCATGTTTCTTCTGTTGCTGAAACTTCTGTTTTTTCCGGTGGAAACCCAGAATATCATAACCATCCCTCTTCACAGCTAAATGTGGTTGAGAACTCTTCAAGTCAGCCTCGTTCTGTTAATATAGACAGAGAATTGGATACATTGTCGAAGATTGAGAGccttcaaattaaatttttgcgTCTTCTCCAACGACTTGGGCATATGCAGGACAATCTTTTGGTGGCAAAGGTATTATACCGGATACACCTGGCAATTTTACTATCGGCAGGGGAATCAGATTTAAAAAGAGCTAACATTAGACGTGATACAGCTAGAGCAATAGCTGCAGAGCAAGAGACGTCTGGTGTTCCTGAATTGGACTTCTCATTTAGGGTGCTTGTCCTGGGGAAAACAGGTGTTGGCAAAAGCTCAACTATCAATTCCATATTTGATGAAACCAAAGTCATGACTGATGCATTCCATCCTGCCACTGATAGGGTCCAAGAAATTGCAGGTACTTTTAATGGAATAAAGATATCTTTCATTGATACTCCTGGCCTGCTGCCTTCCTCTACAGGGACAGTCAGGAAAAATAGGAAGATTCTGTACAATGTAAAGAAATTTCTGAGAAAGCACCCTGCAGACATGGTTTTATATTTTGAACGCCTTGATTTGATCAACAATGGTTACAGTGATTACCCACTATTGAAGCTGATAACTGAAGTCTTTGGTTCTGCCATATGGTTTAACACAATTATTGTAATGACCCATTCATCCTCTGGTCTTCCAGAGGGAGCCAATGGGTATGCTGTCACTTACGAATCGTACGTGGCTCAGTGCACAAATCTGGTTCAACACTATATCCACCAAGCTGTTGCTGATACTAAGCTTGAAAATCCAGTGGTCCTTGTGGAAAATCATGCTCAATGTAGGACTGATATCAACGGAGAGAAAATTCTGCCTAATGGACAGGCTTGGAGATTCCAGTTCTTTCTGTTATGCATGTGCACCAAAATTCTGGCTGATGTTAATACTCTTTTGAAATTCCAAGACAGTATAGAATTAGGGCCACCTAGCAATCAGCGATTGCCTTCTCTTCCCCATCTTCTGTCAGCATTTCTTCGACATCATATTATGAGCAACACTGGAGACAATAATGATATTGATAAACTATCTCTTTCTGATATCGAGGACGACGAATGTGATGAGTATGAACAGTTACCTCCTATCCGAATCCTGACAAAGTCTCAGTTTAAGAAACTGACCAATGATCAGAAAAAGGACTATCTTGATGAGCTGGATTACAGGGAGACCCTTTTTCTGAAGAAACAATTAAAAGAGGAGATTTGCACAAGGGAAAAGAAATATATCAAGGGTGAGGCTTCGGCTATTGATGGTTCTGATAATTTGGAAGAGACTCCAGAACCTGTTGCATTACCAGATATGGCAGTCCCCTTAAGTTTTGATCCAGATTACCCTGTACATAGATACCGTTGTGTCATAACAAGTGATCAGTGGCTTGCAAGACCTGTGCTTGATCCCCATGGATGGGATCATGATATTGGCTTTGATGGAATCAATCTAGACACGACTGCAGAATTAAGAAGAAACGTTTTTGCCTCGGTAAGTGGACAGATGAGCAAGGACAAGCAAGATTTCAATATACAATCCCAGTGTGCTGCAGCCTTCATACATCCAGGAGGGCCCACTTGTGGAGTAGGAGTAGATGTGCAATCTTCTGGTGCCGAAATGATCTACACTGTTCATGGCAACACAAAGCTGAGGACTTTAAAACACAATTTCACCGAATGTGGTCTTTCTGCTACATCTTTTGGAAACAAGTACTTTTTTGGTGCCAAACTCGAAGATGGCATTTCAGTTGGCAAGAGATTAAAGTTCGTAATCAATGGTGGCCGAATGGGTGGTCTTGGACAGGCAGCTTATGGTGGGAGCATTGAAACTACTTTTAGGGGGAAGGACTACCCTGTTAGGAATGACAAGGTGAGTCTGGCAATGACAGTGACGTCTTTGAACAATGAAACAATTTTCGGCGGTAATATACAGTCTGACTTCAGATTAGGGCGGGGAACTAATTTTTCGGTTAATGCAAATATAAACAGCAGGCAAATGGGCCAGCtttgtataaagacaagtaGTTCTGAGCACATGGAAATATCTCTGATCGCAGTAGTTACAATCTTCAGGGCTCTAATGAGAAAAATGGCAATTGGTGACTCCAGCAATGAGAAGCTGAAGATTGGATGA
- the LOC108223589 gene encoding translocase of chloroplast 90, chloroplastic isoform X1, whose amino-acid sequence MMSVKDWIFSQLLSKSFASARPLSGGTFFEEESVHDESADRGSYLATAANNLLKKLCKFRSAQTANLMHVSSVAETSVFSGGNPEYHNHPSSQLNVVENSSSQPRSVNIDRELDTLSKIESLQIKFLRLLQRLGHMQDNLLVAKVLYRIHLAILLSAGESDLKRANIRRDTARAIAAEQETSGVPELDFSFRVLVLGKTGVGKSSTINSIFDETKVMTDAFHPATDRVQEIAGTFNGIKISFIDTPGLLPSSTGTVRKNRKILYNVKKFLRKHPADMVLYFERLDLINNGYSDYPLLKLITEVFGSAIWFNTIIVMTHSSSGLPEGANGYAVTYESYVAQCTNLVQHYIHQAVADTKLENPVVLVENHAQCRTDINGEKILPNGQAWRFQFFLLCMCTKILADVNTLLKFQDSIELGPPSNQRLPSLPHLLSAFLRHHIMSNTGDNNDIDKLSLSDIEDDECDEYEQLPPIRILTKSQFKKLTNDQKKDYLDELDYRETLFLKKQLKEEICTREKKYIKGEASAIDGSDNLEETPEPVALPDMAVPLSFDPDYPVHRYRCVITSDQWLARPVLDPHGWDHDIGFDGINLDTTAELRRNVFASVSGQMSKDKQDFNIQSQCAAAFIHPGGPTCGVGVDVQSSGAEMIYTVHGNTKLRTLKHNFTECGLSATSFGNKYFFGAKLEDGISVGKRLKFVINGGRMGGLGQAAYGGSIETTFRGKDYPVRNDKVSLAMTVTSLNNETIFGGNIQSDFRLGRGTNFSVNANINSRQMGQLCIKTSSSEHMEISLIAVVTIFRALMRKMAIGDSSNEKLKIG is encoded by the exons ATGATGAGCGTTAAAGATTGGATATTTTCTCAGTTATTATCCAAGTCTTTTGCATCAGCAAGACCACTGTCAGGCGGTACCTTTTTTGAGGAGGAATCCGTACATGACGAGTCGGCAGATAGAGGTAGCTACTTGGCCACTGCCGCCAacaatttattgaaaaaattatgtaaattcC GTTCTGCACAGACGGCCAATTTGATGCATGTTTCTTCTGTTGCTGAAACTTCTGTTTTTTCCGGTGGAAACCCAGAATATCATAACCATCCCTCTTCACAGCTAAATGTGGTTGAGAACTCTTCAAGTCAGCCTCGTTCTGTTAATATAGACAGAGAATTGGATACATTGTCGAAGATTGAGAGccttcaaattaaatttttgcgTCTTCTCCAACGACTTGGGCATATGCAGGACAATCTTTTGGTGGCAAAGGTATTATACCGGATACACCTGGCAATTTTACTATCGGCAGGGGAATCAGATTTAAAAAGAGCTAACATTAGACGTGATACAGCTAGAGCAATAGCTGCAGAGCAAGAGACGTCTGGTGTTCCTGAATTGGACTTCTCATTTAGGGTGCTTGTCCTGGGGAAAACAGGTGTTGGCAAAAGCTCAACTATCAATTCCATATTTGATGAAACCAAAGTCATGACTGATGCATTCCATCCTGCCACTGATAGGGTCCAAGAAATTGCAGGTACTTTTAATGGAATAAAGATATCTTTCATTGATACTCCTGGCCTGCTGCCTTCCTCTACAGGGACAGTCAGGAAAAATAGGAAGATTCTGTACAATGTAAAGAAATTTCTGAGAAAGCACCCTGCAGACATGGTTTTATATTTTGAACGCCTTGATTTGATCAACAATGGTTACAGTGATTACCCACTATTGAAGCTGATAACTGAAGTCTTTGGTTCTGCCATATGGTTTAACACAATTATTGTAATGACCCATTCATCCTCTGGTCTTCCAGAGGGAGCCAATGGGTATGCTGTCACTTACGAATCGTACGTGGCTCAGTGCACAAATCTGGTTCAACACTATATCCACCAAGCTGTTGCTGATACTAAGCTTGAAAATCCAGTGGTCCTTGTGGAAAATCATGCTCAATGTAGGACTGATATCAACGGAGAGAAAATTCTGCCTAATGGACAGGCTTGGAGATTCCAGTTCTTTCTGTTATGCATGTGCACCAAAATTCTGGCTGATGTTAATACTCTTTTGAAATTCCAAGACAGTATAGAATTAGGGCCACCTAGCAATCAGCGATTGCCTTCTCTTCCCCATCTTCTGTCAGCATTTCTTCGACATCATATTATGAGCAACACTGGAGACAATAATGATATTGATAAACTATCTCTTTCTGATATCGAGGACGACGAATGTGATGAGTATGAACAGTTACCTCCTATCCGAATCCTGACAAAGTCTCAGTTTAAGAAACTGACCAATGATCAGAAAAAGGACTATCTTGATGAGCTGGATTACAGGGAGACCCTTTTTCTGAAGAAACAATTAAAAGAGGAGATTTGCACAAGGGAAAAGAAATATATCAAGGGTGAGGCTTCGGCTATTGATGGTTCTGATAATTTGGAAGAGACTCCAGAACCTGTTGCATTACCAGATATGGCAGTCCCCTTAAGTTTTGATCCAGATTACCCTGTACATAGATACCGTTGTGTCATAACAAGTGATCAGTGGCTTGCAAGACCTGTGCTTGATCCCCATGGATGGGATCATGATATTGGCTTTGATGGAATCAATCTAGACACGACTGCAGAATTAAGAAGAAACGTTTTTGCCTCGGTAAGTGGACAGATGAGCAAGGACAAGCAAGATTTCAATATACAATCCCAGTGTGCTGCAGCCTTCATACATCCAGGAGGGCCCACTTGTGGAGTAGGAGTAGATGTGCAATCTTCTGGTGCCGAAATGATCTACACTGTTCATGGCAACACAAAGCTGAGGACTTTAAAACACAATTTCACCGAATGTGGTCTTTCTGCTACATCTTTTGGAAACAAGTACTTTTTTGGTGCCAAACTCGAAGATGGCATTTCAGTTGGCAAGAGATTAAAGTTCGTAATCAATGGTGGCCGAATGGGTGGTCTTGGACAGGCAGCTTATGGTGGGAGCATTGAAACTACTTTTAGGGGGAAGGACTACCCTGTTAGGAATGACAAGGTGAGTCTGGCAATGACAGTGACGTCTTTGAACAATGAAACAATTTTCGGCGGTAATATACAGTCTGACTTCAGATTAGGGCGGGGAACTAATTTTTCGGTTAATGCAAATATAAACAGCAGGCAAATGGGCCAGCtttgtataaagacaagtaGTTCTGAGCACATGGAAATATCTCTGATCGCAGTAGTTACAATCTTCAGGGCTCTAATGAGAAAAATGGCAATTGGTGACTCCAGCAATGAGAAGCTGAAGATTGGATGA